One Novipirellula artificiosorum DNA window includes the following coding sequences:
- a CDS encoding putative signal transducing protein encodes MLYAGLREVTTRANVVYADAGVGKGRSPRTELVARGGGVEQFIVTADVNDEAHLLCGLLQNEGIEARVVGDHIRSVLGHLDIGAVAPRILVPPDRYEEARKTVLAHEARHESSSKSAEQWERTHCGELNEPRSGVCWKCQTEHVYPAE; translated from the coding sequence ATGCTCTACGCGGGTTTGCGTGAGGTCACGACGAGGGCCAACGTGGTGTACGCTGACGCCGGCGTAGGTAAGGGCCGTTCTCCACGCACCGAACTCGTCGCACGCGGCGGCGGCGTGGAGCAGTTCATCGTCACGGCGGACGTCAACGACGAAGCCCACCTTTTGTGCGGCCTCCTTCAGAATGAAGGCATCGAGGCACGAGTTGTCGGTGACCATATCCGCAGTGTGCTCGGCCACCTTGACATTGGCGCGGTTGCACCGAGGATTCTCGTTCCGCCAGACCGCTATGAAGAAGCCCGCAAAACTGTGCTTGCACATGAGGCGAGGCATGAATCGAGTAGCAAATCGGCAGAACAATGGGAGCGTACTCACTGCGGCGAACTGAATGAACCGAGGTCTGGCGTCTGTTGGAAGTGCCAAACCGAACACGTTTATCCAGCCGAATGA
- a CDS encoding alpha/beta fold hydrolase: protein MHGNSTPLILFSGLAADREVFAPQSLAFENLIVPSWPVPESDDTLDSYSERLAGELGQFGPAVIGGASFGGIVALHVAKHLDPLAVILIGSVRSSDELPRSAKWSRRLQPLVSLLPVRLMQIACVPIGSKMVGRWFPHLGGLARQFRHSDSKVFKWSLSRILDWDSTPRVDCPIYHIHGDRDMVLPIRHISPTQIVAGGGHVISLTHANEVNAFIGSVLKRY from the coding sequence ATGCACGGTAATTCAACGCCACTGATTCTGTTTTCAGGACTTGCAGCGGATCGCGAAGTCTTTGCTCCACAGTCGCTCGCGTTCGAGAACCTGATCGTACCGAGTTGGCCGGTTCCTGAATCAGATGATACGCTTGACAGTTACAGCGAACGATTGGCCGGCGAGTTAGGGCAGTTCGGACCAGCGGTGATTGGTGGCGCGTCGTTCGGTGGGATCGTGGCGTTGCATGTTGCCAAGCACCTTGATCCGTTGGCGGTTATTCTGATTGGCAGTGTTCGCTCATCAGACGAATTGCCCCGATCAGCAAAGTGGTCTCGTCGCTTGCAACCACTCGTTTCCCTGCTACCTGTCCGGCTGATGCAGATCGCCTGTGTGCCGATTGGATCGAAGATGGTTGGCCGTTGGTTTCCACACCTCGGCGGACTGGCCCGCCAATTCCGTCACAGCGATTCGAAAGTATTTAAGTGGTCGCTATCGCGAATCCTCGATTGGGATTCCACGCCGCGAGTTGACTGCCCCATCTATCACATTCACGGTGACCGCGACATGGTGCTACCAATTCGTCACATATCGCCAACGCAAATCGTTGCTGGTGGTGGTCACGTCATTTCACTGACTCACGCGAATGAAGTAAATGCGTTCATCGGTTCGGTATTGAAGCGGTATTAG
- a CDS encoding RDD family protein produces the protein MTTDHSLGNGVYYDINDYPGFLRRLAVFMIDSLVLVVIGILLWMVIASFSIANNAPYDPSGIFYLVWIVAVWIYLVPLKRSRVRTIAYRLLSLKIVTTRGERPSLFTMTFRMLMWMFGPFNLVIDLIWLGADTEQQSLRDCYVGTYVVRNTAEPIGEGPMHLTRYNAAGFSISYPRAGRQQSAPQ, from the coding sequence ATGACAACTGACCATTCGCTCGGCAACGGTGTTTACTACGACATCAATGATTACCCCGGGTTCTTGCGACGATTGGCAGTCTTCATGATCGATTCACTCGTTTTGGTAGTGATCGGAATCCTATTGTGGATGGTGATCGCTTCGTTTTCCATAGCCAACAACGCGCCCTATGATCCGAGTGGTATTTTCTACCTGGTCTGGATCGTTGCAGTGTGGATCTATTTGGTTCCGCTGAAACGCTCGCGAGTGCGTACGATCGCTTATCGTTTATTGAGCCTGAAAATCGTGACGACTCGAGGCGAACGCCCGTCGTTGTTTACGATGACGTTTCGAATGCTGATGTGGATGTTTGGCCCGTTTAACCTCGTAATCGACTTGATTTGGCTGGGTGCGGACACCGAACAACAATCGCTTCGTGACTGTTACGTCGGCACCTATGTCGTGCGGAACACAGCCGAACCGATTGGCGAAGGGCCAATGCATCTGACTCGCTACAACGCCGCAGGTTTTTCGATTTCCTATCCTCGCGCCGGTCGCCAACAGTCAGCGCCGCAATGA
- a CDS encoding VF530 family protein: MNQPQPNNPLHGVTLKAILEYLVAEYGWERLGQRINIDCFNYEPSINSSLKFLRRTDWARAKVERLYLDSISFDERKAKKAAAEEASDMGSVWDRARRSD; encoded by the coding sequence ATGAATCAACCCCAGCCCAACAATCCGCTGCACGGCGTCACGCTCAAGGCGATCCTGGAATACTTGGTCGCGGAGTATGGATGGGAGCGATTGGGGCAGCGGATCAACATCGATTGCTTCAACTACGAGCCCAGCATCAACAGCAGCCTGAAATTTCTTCGCAGGACCGACTGGGCGCGGGCGAAGGTCGAGCGGCTGTACCTCGACTCGATCAGCTTCGACGAGCGAAAGGCCAAGAAGGCCGCCGCCGAAGAAGCCAGCGACATGGGCAGCGTTTGGGATCGAGCACGTCGCAGCGACTGA